One genomic segment of Arcobacter porcinus includes these proteins:
- a CDS encoding ribonuclease HII, which translates to MQNLCGIDEAGRGPLAGPLVVAGTILLENIDGLNDSKVLSQKRRETLFEEIKLKSKYHIVFKSAKQIDEFGISYCLKSSIEEIIENLKEFTNSFLMDGNTNFGIQNLQKEIKADAKYPSVSAASILAKVSRDRFMSEISSKYPNYNFDKHKGYGTKAHVEAIREFGRSDIHRNSFKLKALGEVELGKQTLLDF; encoded by the coding sequence ATGCAAAACTTATGCGGTATTGATGAAGCAGGGCGAGGACCACTAGCTGGTCCTTTAGTTGTTGCTGGAACTATTCTTTTAGAAAATATAGATGGATTAAATGATTCAAAAGTTTTAAGCCAAAAAAGAAGAGAGACTCTTTTTGAAGAGATAAAACTAAAATCAAAATATCATATAGTTTTCAAAAGTGCAAAGCAAATAGATGAATTTGGAATTTCATATTGTTTAAAAAGCTCAATAGAAGAGATAATAGAAAATCTAAAAGAGTTTACAAACTCTTTTTTGATGGATGGAAATACAAATTTTGGAATACAAAATCTTCAAAAAGAGATAAAAGCAGATGCCAAATATCCAAGTGTTAGCGCAGCTTCAATTTTGGCAAAAGTTAGTCGAGATAGATTTATGAGTGAAATTTCAAGTAAATATCCAAATTATAACTTTGATAAACACAAAGGTTATGGCACAAAAGCCCATGTTGAAGCTATAAGAGAGTTTGGAAGAAGTGATATTCATAGAAATAGTTTTAAACTTAAAGCTTTGGGTGAAGTAGAGTTAGGAAAACAAACTCTACTTGATTTTTAG